A window of Mucilaginibacter sp. PAMC 26640 contains these coding sequences:
- a CDS encoding alpha-glucan family phosphorylase, which yields MIINRKDLFGYEPDPAYTLPVAYFSMEFAIHQALKNYSGGLGFLSGSHLRSAYELKQNLLGVGILWKYGYYDQERDGMAFMKSSFIEKDYSFLQDMGLKFTVRVHDAPVHVRAFLLRPELFGSAPLFLLSTDLPENDEESRSITHCLYDPNEATRIAQSIVLGIGGGMLLDLLGLTPEIYHLNEGHGVALNFYLYEKFKTLDEVRRRVVFTTHTPEQAGNEAHRFDLLEEMSFFYQLTQQEVRSLLAIEGADLNYTLVALKFARKANGVSELHGEVARKMWGGRPGVCDIISITNAQNKHYWVDAPIGQAIGNNDEPAFRARKSALKKQLFNTVADQCGKIFDENKLTIVWARRFAGYKRADFILQDWERFLKLINNINYPVQLIWAGKPYPEDRESIDLFNQIISKTKRFANCAVLTGYELDLSACLKKGADLWLNNPRMYHEASGTSGMTAAMNGAVNLSMPDGWVPEFAKDGQNCFLITPADQDLPADQIDRIENSDLMTLLESTVLPTYYQNRKKWFNIIKQAADDVDPEFESARLARQYYELMYQVSLPEATKERLQLSFE from the coding sequence ATGATCATTAACAGAAAAGATTTGTTCGGCTATGAACCGGATCCGGCGTATACTTTGCCAGTGGCCTACTTTTCAATGGAATTCGCCATTCATCAGGCACTTAAAAACTATAGCGGGGGGCTTGGGTTCCTATCCGGTTCACACCTAAGAAGTGCCTACGAGTTAAAGCAAAACCTGTTGGGTGTCGGCATCTTATGGAAGTATGGTTATTACGACCAGGAAAGAGACGGCATGGCTTTTATGAAAAGCAGCTTCATCGAAAAAGACTATTCATTTTTGCAGGATATGGGACTGAAGTTTACGGTACGTGTCCATGATGCCCCGGTTCATGTCCGCGCCTTCCTGCTCAGGCCTGAGCTCTTCGGCTCCGCACCATTATTTTTACTAAGTACTGACTTGCCAGAAAACGATGAAGAATCGCGGTCCATCACACATTGTCTCTACGATCCGAACGAGGCCACGCGTATCGCACAAAGTATCGTTTTAGGTATTGGAGGCGGCATGTTACTTGATCTGTTGGGCCTCACTCCTGAAATTTATCATTTGAACGAAGGCCATGGCGTAGCTTTGAATTTTTACTTATACGAGAAATTTAAAACGCTGGACGAAGTCCGCAGACGGGTGGTTTTTACCACGCATACACCTGAGCAAGCAGGCAACGAAGCGCATCGCTTTGACCTACTGGAAGAAATGTCCTTCTTTTACCAGTTGACGCAGCAGGAAGTCCGGTCGCTTTTAGCGATCGAGGGCGCTGATCTTAATTATACACTGGTCGCTTTGAAATTTGCGCGTAAAGCAAATGGCGTATCTGAGCTGCACGGCGAAGTAGCCAGAAAAATGTGGGGCGGCCGGCCAGGGGTATGTGACATCATATCCATTACGAATGCTCAAAATAAACATTACTGGGTGGATGCACCAATTGGTCAGGCAATCGGGAATAATGATGAACCGGCCTTCCGCGCCCGTAAATCCGCGCTTAAAAAACAGCTTTTTAATACGGTTGCTGATCAGTGTGGTAAAATTTTTGACGAAAATAAGTTAACTATTGTGTGGGCCAGGCGATTCGCCGGCTATAAACGGGCCGACTTCATCTTGCAGGATTGGGAGCGGTTTCTAAAGCTGATCAATAACATTAACTATCCTGTTCAGCTGATCTGGGCGGGCAAACCCTATCCCGAGGACCGGGAAAGCATTGACCTTTTCAATCAAATCATTAGTAAAACCAAGCGGTTTGCCAATTGTGCCGTACTGACCGGTTACGAACTGGATTTATCGGCCTGCTTGAAAAAAGGGGCCGATCTGTGGCTTAACAATCCCAGAATGTACCATGAAGCTTCGGGTACCAGCGGGATGACCGCTGCAATGAACGGCGCGGTAAACCTATCCATGCCGGACGGCTGGGTACCGGAATTTGCCAAAGATGGTCAGAATTGTTTTCTGATCACGCCCGCAGACCAGGATCTACCGGCTGATCAGATCGACCGCATTGAAAACAGCGATCTCATGACCTTATTGGAAAGCACGGTATTACCCACGTATTATCAAAACCGTAAAAAATGGTTTAACATCATTAAACAAGCAGCTGATGATGTTGATCCGGAATTTGAATCGGCCAGGCTGGCCCGGCAATATTATGAATTAATGTATCAAGTTTCACTACCGGAAGCGACTAAAGAACGCTTGCAATTATCATTTGAATAA